Part of the Musa acuminata AAA Group cultivar baxijiao chromosome BXJ2-7, Cavendish_Baxijiao_AAA, whole genome shotgun sequence genome is shown below.
TTAACTTTTGAACAGGAAATATTGAGAATTTTCTGTGACACATCTGGGATATTCCTTGTCAGAAACCCTCCCTGTCTCTCAATCTTATTAGAGGCAGGAGTGCACGATGCAGATACAGGTAAAGTGCAACTGTGGTGATGGGAAATGCCCTGAGTGGGCGATAATTGAACTCCAGGGTGTTGTTGAATCCCAGTTAGCTATCAGTGATCAGATCAATGGTCTTGAGATTGGACATCTCTGCTGCTCTTCGTTGTCTTCTTCCTCTCAGGTCAGTCTATGTTCCTGCATTCCCAGTCTCTGGTTACCCAATTTCTTTTTATGTTTACTCTGACATTTCTTGTTCATTTGTGCTGCAGCTAAGCTACATCTTCACTGTTGGTTACCATGAACTCTCTGGCAcaaaagtacagttgaagaaaccACTATTGGTGTTAAAGAAAAAGGCAGCAGTAGATGCTGCAGGGCTTGAATTTCCTGCTTCCTCTGCCACAGAACTGGAAGTCATTGGAATCATTCGCCAGAAAATCCTGTTCAAGACTAGACCCAAAGCACTGATATCACGTAAAAATATTTCCTCaagcaaaattttaatattcttgGAAATTTGATTTTTACTTAGTAATCTCTTCTATCTTGTGTTTGTAGAGTGGTTGCATCTGATGATTTTATTGTAGATCATTTGAACATTTCACTAACTTGTACATTTTTATTTATCAAGGGGTCTCTGCCTGACTTTATTTGTGTCATCCAATTAACACAATATACATTTTATTTTGCAGGGGCACAGGCAAAGAAACTTTCATAATAAGGCAACCATCCAAAGATCAGGTACTAATTATCTTGTGCAACTCTTGCCTTTCAACACCTAGAAATAATGGAACTTTCTGGTAAACAACCATGCTCGGTTTCACCAAAATATTAACCAAGAACTGCAGAAGTTAAATGATTAAAATTCAGAATTTCCAAAGGCCATCATTATCTTCTACAATGtccattttttataatattattttgtacctatttaaattttttggataTCTAAGTTTCGATAGTGCAAAGGAAGCATGTCGGAGTCATAACTGCCATAAAAAATGGGCATAATTTCTTTTATTCCGACTGGACTCCGAGAATTCCTCAACTCTATATTCTAGGTTCTTACAAATGTCAAGCATGTAACCTATCCTAAATTGGTTCTCGTACATGGATGAATTGTAATCcccttcaaatttaataatattgcTTTCATGTAAGTGAACTACTTCCTTCCTAGGatcttttttgtttttatattaCAAGTACAACATGCTCAAAATGTCTATGGATAATCCTTAGAAGGACATTTTGTTCTGGGGATCTTTCTTGAATTTCAATTATAATTCTTTACATATGAACACAATGCACGAGACTCGTCAACGCGGGGATGGGAAGTGGCAATGTAACACGGGCTTACCTTTGGATATAGACTCTATTTCTAAGATATCATTACGTACATATCAAAACTAGAAAAATAGTTTGATGTTCTTTTATGCAGCTCTTTTGATCCATGCCTAAATCATTATTGTTCATAATTATTGTCATATAATGTTTTGATGAATCATCACAGTTGTCTCTCCTGTTTTACCTTCAATGATTCTTCTGATGATTGACAAGGGTAAATGCGCAAGAATTAACTCGAATCCGAGCCCCAAcccattgcatgttttatgattatGAGGATGAGAAGCTTTACGATCGATTCCACCTCCAAGTGGAACACCTCTTGCTTTTGGattttggtaggaggaagaaggcaTGATCATGTTGCCAGAAACATCCCTTGTTTTTGGCTTTACAAAAGACTAATGCATATTATTGTGTTGCCTAATGTTGGTTCTATGATCGCTGCAGATGCTCCTATCATTCAACTCCATGTAGATTTTGGACTCTGAAGCGACGACCATATGGGAAAGCATTAAGAGGCCAAGAAGAGGGGTGTATGCTTGTGCAGTCGCTCGCTTCTTAGTGCATTTGCATTTTTGTGAATTCATCTGTCGGCGTTATGCATATTTGCATTGCTATAGGCACTTGCACTTACTTGCCTCTTTCCGTCGTATTCTTTTCGCTTCGCGTATGCACGAGGCTTAGTTCTGCAGACGTCCATCTAAAACAGCCTTCTTTGCAGATCAAAGAATGTTATTTCTCGTTTTATATGAAACCATCAACTCGTGTGTAATCAAAATCATACGTGTGATAAAGGAACTAATAGTAAAGGATTCCTTATTCTATTTAGATGTCTCAATGTAGTTCATTCATTTTTGCatcgagctaattacatattattattttttgtagtTAGTCATCCTTAGCATAatcgtttttattttttatagttataaaaataaaatatttaaatctatttattttaatgatattagttttattaacgaaaatatgaaaacaaatgatgaaaagataaatttaatatttagGGGATGGTGGATGGTAGCATCGGTAGTGTCGATGCTAACGTAGCTATTACCCTCTACCTCCTCTCCATCGTCGTCACTCAGCACGTcacctcttctccctcttttattATCGTTGTCGGTGAGAGCTCTTACGGTCGCTCGAAGCTCTCATGGTCGGCTTCGCCCCATCCACCTCTTCCTCTTGCGCTCACTTCTCTCCTCACCATCGTTGCCACCCAGCGTCTCCTCTCCCCCTCCTATTATCATTGTTGGTGAGAGCTCTCATGGTTGGCTTCGCCCCATCCACTAAGGGGGAGAGGAACTCACTTTACGAGTCCAAAAGAACTCTACCAAGGCTAACAAAGACTTCTTGTGGTGGAAAACCTACAAAAGGAGACGAAATCTCAAGTCGACAAAGTCAACTCTCGAGTAAATCAATTGACGAAAGACACCAAAAACTCTATGCAACACCTACACGAAATCGTAGCAAAACTCATGTTTAGGATTACATTGCTCACAAGAGCTCTTAATGCGAGAGGGAGCAACACTCGTATTGCTCCACCACAAAACTTGAAGGCACTGGAGTCGCATTGCTATGGGGTGCTAGGGATGCgaaggagctcgagaatttcctatTTGATATGGAATAATACTTCCGAGTTACGAGGCCCGATTTTGAAGAAACCAAAATTTTGATTGCAACATGTATATGAATGGGAATGCAAAACTTTAGTGATGAACACATTAGGAACAGATCAACAAGGTCGATGTCGAGTGGCaatatgggaggacttgaagcgggagttgaagaCTCAGTTCCTACGCGAGAACATAGAGTTTGTTGCAAGAAGGAAGATAAGACAACTCCACCAAAATACTTCTATTCGGGACTACGTAAAGCAATTTTCTGTGCTAATGCTGAACATACAATATATGCCCGAGAAGGacaagctgttcagcttcctcaaTGGCCTGAAGTCATGGGTACAAtaagaactgcatcgaaggaatgttactgaTGTGGTTGGAGCATTCGTAATGTGGAGTGAAAGCATAAATATGATGGTAGCGCtactagatgacttccaagtgatccttggaataGTGCATGTagtgaagttggtgccaatgtcgttacAGAACTCCCTATGCctaatgggaggtgacgaccccttcgTGGTTTCAATTTCTTGAGGAGGAACTAAGAATCCACAACAAATATCtactttataattaaaaaatggatacgaaaaggtgaattaacttttGTAGTCATAGTAAAACTAGAGCCACTTGATGTGGAGGCTACTTATGAACCTATTGTGATGGTGGATTTTTTAAAGGAGTTCACTGACGTTATGCTACCCAAGTTGCCAAAAAAATCTATCGTCATGTAGAGGCATGGATCATCGCATCAAGCTGAAGCTAGAAGTGAAGCCTATAGTGAGACCACCATACTGCATGGCCCCTCTAGAGTTGGCATAACTCAAGAAGTAGTTAGATGAACTACCAAGTGGTGGTCTCATCCATAATTCTAaaacaccattcggagctccaatcCTCTTCCAGAATAAACAAGATGAGAGCTTCTAATTATGCATCGATTATCAGGCCCTAAACAAGAtgatggtgaagaacaagtatcacatcccgctcatcgcaaacttgttcgaccaactaggCAAAGcgaagtatttctccaaactcgaccttCAGTCGGGTTACTAGTAGGCgcacattgctgaaggcgatgaagcgaagactacatatacgatcgggtatgGAGTGTTCGAGTTCTTGATGATGCCTTGTGACTTAACCAACGCTTCAGTCgtattctgcactctcatgaactaaTTATTCAAAGAACATTTAGATAAGTTTGTGGTTATCTACTTGGACAATATCGTCTTACAGCAAAATGCTCAAGGAGCATGTCGAGCGGATAATTTGAAGTGTGAACTCTTGATAGAGTGTCACGATTTCCTTTGGAAAGAATATTCGAATATTCACCAAATATTGCTCTTAGGAAGAAGACCTTCTATCGGTCGAAGATGAGAAATGATACGGAGGAATATACGTTGATAAgaaaatgatgataaaatttagaaaaataattttttaactcGAGAAAGAAACCTTTCGATTTTGCTAACGGCTTCCTGCACTAGCAAACGCTGAATCCTATTCTGCAGCCTGCCCCAAGAATCCTATCCTACGGCGGCGCCATCGCCTGAAATCATCGACGTCGATGGCATTCCTCCCCCGGTCGATGTCTTCCTCATCATTACATGCTTCGACTTTTGGAATAAGAACGAAATGTGACGAGTGCATGTTCCTCGAATGTCCATGTTCACCGCACCATGCTCCTGCAGCTTTGGTGCACATATTTAAGTTCTTTTTTCCCTCTTGTAAGCAAAACTTAAGTAGGAAAGGTGGGATAGGATTTGGTGAAAGTAGTCAAGGCCTATACTAGTTAGACTTTGTGAGATGAGAGATCCCGGACCACAACTCGAAGTGAGTTACTTCACCATGAACTACATAAAGAAGTCGAATGCAAATTCTACATAATAACCATAACCATGTATAAAAGGGAATTTATCGAATTCTTTCGATAAATTCTACATAATCGTTCAGTGTGTTACTTCTGGCTAAATATACTTTTAATCTCGACAATTGATCGAATTCTTACTAATTTGAGTCTCAAAAAGATTTTATCGAATACTTCCCCAATGACATAAGCTTTTGTAAAGTCTCGATCCGAATCTTCGTACTCACACATCAACCTTAGTCAAACTCACAAGTCGACTTCGATTGTGTGATGGACGATCTAACAAGGAGAAAGGAAAAAAAGCATAAAGGATTCCCCAGAATCATGCACAAGCTATCATCCATGAGAATGCTATAGGATTCTCCAAAAGCTATTCATTCATCCATCTCTTTCTATATGTTAATCATCCATTTAATCAAGAAAAGAGGAAATATCAAAATGTTGctttgacaaaaatcaaacaaatgAATGAGATGATATAAAACAAAATGGATGGTCCACTAACCTCTATGACCTTCTAATGCGAGATATGCAATACAAATCCTGCATTGCCTaaattatttctatcatgttcattttttttattcgGAATATGGGAGAGGTTGAGATGATAAGAGGTGTGCAATGCAAAGAAGTCTCCTTTATAGTAACATGTTTTGTTATgattgaattgatataaaataatatttaaactaACTTTAATACGATAAGTCAAACATATTTACAAGGGGCTAATTAGATATTAGCTCATGCAGTTAGCTACTTTTAACATCCCGATCCCTACATTTTAACATATAAGTCTATTTACCCAATGTCATTGGTTTTACTAATAGAAACACAAAATTAAaagggtaaaaaaataattttaatattcagtTAATGGTGGCTAAGGACGACACTACTAGGGGCCATAGGAGGCTATTGTGGATAAAGAGAGTAACGATAAGATGTAAGGGTTGCTCAACAATTGCGTTGACGATGGGTACGAAAATGTACTTAACACTGAATTTCGAGACCCACATTTTTTCTATCACCGTCGGATATGTCTGTCGGGAGTTCGATAACCACTCGCTTGCCAGCCTTTTAGAGCTTCCTTTCCTGGTTGACGATAACCATGACAAATAAAACTCCTTTGACAAGCTCCCCATCTCCCTTTTTTCATGCCCATGTCGGAACTGACACAATAGTAGGGAAGCGCCAGTAGGGGGGTGGCAGGAGCTCTAACGACCCCAGCTTTGAGTTAAGCAATTCGTCCAATGGGTCAACGATGAGGTGTCCACCATCTTCGCCATAGACATCGCGACGGCCACCACAATTTGTGTCGACGCCAATGCAGTTGCCAAGCGATAAAAGGTCCACTCGACATATGCACTTATAGCCTTTTCACCGCTCGGTAACTGTGTCGGCGTCAACGTAGTTGTCAAGCAATGCCACTCTATATCTATATCGGTGTTGATACAGATGTTGAGCGACCCTTTTACCGCTAGACAACTACATCGATGCTGATACATATTGTAATGGTTGTCGTGCTATCTAAGGCAAAGATAGTGATTGTTTTACTGTTGACCCCATTAGGCGGATCACTCGACCCAAAGTTGGGGTCATCGGAGCTCCTGTTACTTCTCCTAATGTCATGTCAGTTCCGACATGAGCATAAAAAAGAAGAGATGGGGGGCTTGTTGGAGGAGTTTTATTCCCCATGGTTGTCATAAACTGGGGAGGGAAGCTTTGGAAGAATGACAAGCGAGCGATTATCAAGCTCTCGATGAACGTATTCGACGACGATAGAAAAATATGAATCCTAAAATTTGACGTTCAGTACGCCATCATACCCATCATCAACATAGTTATCAAGCGATCCTCATTTCTCGTCGTCGGTCTCCTCATCCACAAAAATCACCTACGACTCCTAATAGCATCGCCATTCATCACTACCGACACCGTATACACTACcaactaaaacattaaaaaaaatttttaCCCTTTGTTTACGTATTTCCTTTGATAACTTTAAAGTGTAGAGATCgagatactaaagataattaattataggggataatatgtaattagctaatTGACGAGAACTACCCATTCAGATTTGACTGTCACCAAGAATGCAAAAAAACAATTGTTTGCAAAACTCAACATTCATTAATTTGTATAAACTTTTACGAAAATCACCAAAGGAAATACCAGAATAACACATCCCAAACAAGAATCATATTGCACGACCATCACAATGTCAATGGAAATGAAACTTTGGCACGCAACAAACACTATTGCTACAACTTCATTGAGCAAAAGATATTAAATGGAGTTCATGTCCTTTCCAAGCATTAACCGTGAGCTGCTAATTTACtcttaagaaaaacaaaaaatgaaTATTCTCAATAAGTATGAGCAGCATGGAAGATTAGGTGTAGCACATCCATTATAATGTTACAGAATTGGCAATTCATCAATTATCCATATTTCATTTACATTAAGCAACATCAGAAAAGAAAATTATGGATAATCACATTTGACATTTTCTCATCACTACATATGTTTTGATCTATATTTTAAATGATTCAAGCATTGCTTTGAGAACCTTCTCTGAGAGTGGCCATTGTTTGTCACTGGCACTTGCTACAAATAAGATTACAGTATTTCCTTTGGCAGTTGCCTTTGCTAGATTATGTGAACCAGTCAAAGCAAATGGAGTCTCAAGCTCGTATTTGTAATACTGCAAccgaaaataaaattggatcagaaGCCGATAGGTAGTAACCGTTTTTCTTGAATATTCATAAAAAAACCCATGAAATTTGTCATTGTGTAATATCATCTTGAGTTGGTGCCCACGATCCAAGGAGTCTCAGAAATCACTAAAAACACAATTTACTGAAGGGAA
Proteins encoded:
- the LOC135580805 gene encoding uncharacterized protein LOC135580805, giving the protein MQIQVKCNCGDGKCPEWAIIELQGVVESQLAISDQINGLEIGHLCCSSLSSSSQLSYIFTVGYHELSGTKVQLKKPLLVLKKKAAVDAAGLEFPASSATELEVIGIIRQKILFKTRPKALISRAQAKKLS